In the genome of Brevinematales bacterium, one region contains:
- the larE gene encoding ATP-dependent sacrificial sulfur transferase LarE has protein sequence MIDKKFARLKETLLHMEKIAVAFSGGVDSTLLLKAAWEARPGNVTAYMVDSPLNKPGELANARETAGLIGAPFEVVTMPGELDTPAFAENTPERCYHCKYSRFSKLRELLPPELTIVEGTNADDLNDYRPGMRAVRELGIRSPLLETGLSKKEIRELSRRYGLPTAERPASPCLATRIPFGERITPERLMRIGAAEEFLNMRGFSVVRVRDTFPTARIEIVPEEMPRMTDNRLRADLIERLRTLGYETFCLDLDGYRQGKMNPKEILNG, from the coding sequence ATGATCGATAAAAAATTCGCCCGGTTAAAAGAAACGCTTCTGCATATGGAAAAAATCGCGGTGGCTTTTTCCGGCGGGGTGGACAGCACGCTTCTCCTGAAGGCCGCGTGGGAAGCGCGTCCCGGTAATGTTACCGCGTATATGGTCGACTCTCCCCTCAATAAACCCGGCGAACTCGCGAACGCACGTGAAACCGCCGGACTGATCGGCGCTCCTTTCGAGGTGGTGACGATGCCCGGCGAGCTGGATACTCCCGCGTTCGCAGAAAACACCCCCGAGCGTTGCTATCACTGCAAATACTCGCGCTTCTCGAAGCTCCGGGAACTGCTTCCCCCCGAACTGACGATTGTCGAGGGGACGAACGCGGACGACCTGAACGATTACCGTCCGGGGATGCGCGCTGTGCGTGAATTAGGCATACGCAGCCCCCTCCTTGAAACGGGGCTTTCCAAGAAAGAGATACGCGAGCTCTCGCGCCGTTACGGCCTACCGACAGCGGAACGCCCCGCGTCTCCGTGCCTCGCTACACGTATCCCGTTCGGGGAACGGATTACCCCGGAACGCCTGATGCGTATCGGAGCCGCGGAGGAGTTTCTCAATATGCGGGGGTTCTCGGTCGTGCGCGTGCGGGACACGTTCCCTACCGCCCGGATAGAGATCGTGCCGGAGGAGATGCCGCGTATGACCGACAACCGTTTACGCGCAGACCTGATCGAGCGCCTCCGCACCCTCGGATACGAGACCTTCTGCCTCGATCTCGACGGTTACCGTCAGGGAAAGATGAACCCCAAGGAAATATTGAATGGATAA
- the larB gene encoding nickel pincer cofactor biosynthesis protein LarB encodes MDKDKIRILLEDVRAGRVPVDEAMNALRHLPYADLGFARLDTHRNIRQGFPEVVFCQGKTIPQITAIFERLSESQELVIGTRAGKEVFEALKSLYGRVEYFETARIVTWGAIPDPRADGPYIAVISAGTSDLPVAEEAAVTAELLGCRVVRLYDVGVAGVHRLLEHLDVLLDARAAVVVAGMEGALASVVGGIVPCPVIAAPTSVGYGASFQGIAALLSMLNSCAPGVSVVNIDNGFGAGFSAGLIFRGGSMSAPVKKTSLTKRDVSSFNDDLSAADGGVE; translated from the coding sequence ATGGATAAGGATAAAATCAGAATATTGCTGGAGGACGTCCGCGCGGGAAGGGTTCCGGTGGACGAGGCGATGAACGCGCTCCGGCATCTTCCCTACGCCGACCTCGGGTTCGCGCGTCTGGACACCCACCGGAATATCCGGCAGGGTTTCCCGGAGGTGGTGTTCTGCCAGGGTAAAACGATCCCGCAGATAACCGCGATATTCGAACGTCTTTCCGAGTCGCAGGAACTGGTCATCGGGACGCGCGCCGGGAAGGAAGTTTTCGAGGCGCTCAAGTCCCTTTACGGGCGGGTGGAGTATTTCGAGACCGCGCGGATCGTCACATGGGGGGCGATTCCCGATCCCCGGGCGGACGGGCCGTATATCGCGGTGATTTCCGCCGGTACGTCCGACCTGCCTGTAGCCGAGGAGGCCGCGGTGACCGCCGAACTGTTAGGATGCCGGGTGGTACGTCTGTACGACGTCGGAGTCGCCGGGGTGCATCGCCTGCTCGAGCATCTGGACGTGCTTCTGGACGCGCGCGCGGCGGTGGTGGTCGCGGGGATGGAGGGCGCGCTCGCGAGCGTGGTCGGCGGTATTGTGCCTTGCCCGGTAATCGCGGCGCCCACGAGCGTCGGTTACGGCGCGAGCTTTCAGGGTATCGCCGCGCTCCTGTCGATGCTCAACTCCTGCGCGCCGGGGGTTTCGGTCGTCAATATCGATAACGGGTTCGGGGCGGGGTTTTCCGCAGGGCTGATTTTTCGCGGCGGGAGCATGTCCGCGCCTGTAAAAAAAACATCCTTAACCAAGCGGGACGTGTCCTCGTTTAACGATGACCTGAGCGCGGCTGACGGGGGAGTGGAATGA